The Candidatus Limnocylindrales bacterium DNA segment CGCCCGCGGCTTGCAGCATCCACGGCCGCACGGCGGCCACGTAGATCGGAACTTCGGGATGCTCGATCGCACCGGGGCTCCACATGCCGAGCAGGTTCATGTTGTAGAACTCGCCTCGGAAATCGAGACGTTCGGTGCCCTGGAACGCGCGAAAGATCGCGCGCACGGCGCGCACGTACTCGCGAAGCCGCGAGCCCGGATGATCGTAAACCGACGAGAAGCGCCGCTCGATGTGCGCCTTGACCTGCGTGCCGAGCCCGAGCGTGAACTTGCCGCGGCTGGCCTCGGCAAGCTCCCAGGCGATCTGCGCCGTTACCATCGGGCTGCGCGGAAACGCCGTCGCGATCGCAGTTCCGATGTCGAGCTCCGGAGCTGCAAGGATCGATGCGACGCAGTTGAGATAAGCGGTGCGGCCGCCTTCGGCCATCTGAATGCCGTCGAATCCGACGTCCGCCCACTGCCGCGCTCTGTCGCCGGCGGCATGAAGCTCGAGTCCGAATCCGAACGCGTCGAGCTTCATCGCAGCACGCTCCGGTGGTCGGGAGATGAAATCATCGTGGCCTCCTTCCGAACAAACGGCACGCGCGGGCCGTAAGCTCCGCCCCGTGCCGCCGCCGGCGGAAGGCTCTACGCGAAGGAACGGGCTGAAGAAACCGCCGGGCTCGAACTGGATTCGCCCGCGAGCGCGCGCTCCACCAGCGTATCGACGGCGACCGGGCCGGGCCCCGCCGTCGCGATCCATGCGAAGAGGATGATGTAGAGAAACTCGACGAGACCGTAAAGGTCGCCGAACGACGAGACGTCTTTCCACTGCGCTGTCGCGATCGCGACTACCATCGTGCCGATCAGCGGAAGTGCGGCAATGCGCGTGAAGAGCCCGATCAAGAGCAGCGTTCCGCACACGAGCTCGACCGACGCGACGAACGGCGCCTGCAGCTCCGGGTAAGGAATACCGAGCTCGCGGAAGAATCCGATCACCGAGTCGAGATCGTGGAGCTTTCCCCAGCCGGTCAGCATGAATGTCCAGCCGACGGCGACGCGGGCTGCAAGCGGCGGCAGCCACGCAAGGTACGAACCGACACGCGACGGCAGAACGAAAAATACGGTGCGCAGAATTTCCATTGATGGCCTCCAGATCGGAACACGAAAAGCGTGTCCGTTTGGCGGCTCAGACGCCGGCGCGTCGGCCGGGTTACAACGCGGGGCGAGGTCAGTGGGGAGGTTTGCGCAGATTCTCCGAGCGGTCGAAGGCAATCCCGTACTTCTCGAGGATGCGCGGGCCCGCCTGGCGCGCGGCCTCGACGCTGAGGATCATCACGAAACCATCCTCGGTCTCGAGCCGGAGGTACTTGTCGGTCGTATTGTCGACGAGGTCGGCCAGGTGCGCGAGATCCCTCAGCGCCACGCCGTTGACGTTGCGCACGACGACGCTCTCCCAGTCGAGATAGCCGCGTCCGACCGGGCTCGGCAGTACCGTCGACAGGATGACCACCTGGCGCCGCTCGGCCGTAACGACGCCGCCCGATTCGGAGTAGGCCGCGAGCTTCGGTGGAACCTGGTCGTACAGGTCGAAGTATTCCCCGGTCAGCGGCTGGAACACCGCGCCGCCGAAGACGAGATACTCGGGCTCTTCGCCGAGACGGCGGCCGGGCACGAGCGGAGCCGTATCGGCCAGCTGGACCTCGACATCGCGAAGATTTCCGCCACGCAGCACCGACATCTCGAGTTTGGCTCCGACCTGTTGTGCGCTGATGACCGCATCGAGCGAGACGCGGCCGTTTCCCGGCATCGCAACGGTCAGGTCGCCGGCGACCGGATAGCCGCCGATCGAGACGATGACGTCGCCGCGCGCGAGTTGCCCGAATGCCGGACTGCCGAAGTCGACGCGCGTGACGAGGCCGCCAGACTGCCTGGGATTGAGCCCGATCGATTCGCGAAGCGCCGGGCTTTCGACCGGCTGAAGGCGCGCGCCGAGATGAGGGAAGCCGTCGTACTTCGCGTCGGCCACGTCATCGAGAAAGTGCCGCACGACCGGCGCAGGGACCATGTAGCCGACGCTCTCGGCCGCCTCGAGCATCTGCATCGAAATTCCGACGACGGCGCCGTCGCGCACGACCGGTCCGCCGCTGTTGCCGGGATTGATCGGCGCATCGATCTGCGCGATCAGCAGGTGCTCTTTCGAATGCGTGTAGGTTCCGACTTCGATGCGCGAGATCACGCCCGACGTCACCGACAGCGTCTCGCCGCCGACCGGAAAGCCATACGTCTGAACGTCTTCGTTGACGCCGGGAAGATCGCCGAGCGCGAGCGGCTTGGCGCCTTCGAAGAAGTGCTCGTCGGCAACCGTGAGCAACGCGAGATCGCAGTCGTGACCGATGTACGAAGCCTCGGCTTCGAACTGTTCGCCTGAGCCTGCCCTTTTGACCTCGATCCCGACGGCGTCCGAGACGACGTGCGCATTGGTCAGCACGCGATGACCGTCGATGATCACGCCGGAGCCCGACGACGCCTGGGTGCCGGTCTTCTGCCACGGCGAGAAGAAGTCCGGCGGATTCGAGTACACGAGCACGCGCACGACGCTCGACTCGATCGATTCGGCGCGCGGAGGGGTCGGCCGCGCGGTGACAGGAGGAGCCGCCGGTTTGTCGGTTGGGCCGCCGCGATCCGTCGAAGGGCGATCCGGAAGGACGCCGCGGTCTCCGGGCAGAGGACGTTCGGGCGGACCGAGTCGATCGGCGCGCTCCACGCGCTCGGCGGGATCGGCACGATCGACGTGATGCGCACGATCGGCGTGGTCCGTTCGATCGATGTGATCCGCTCTGTCCGTCCGTTCGTTTCGATCGGTTTGATCGTTTGGATCGGTTCGATCCTGAGGCGCGCGTTCGGCCGGCGATGGTTCGGTGCGCTCAGCGGTCGACGCGCGATCCGCCGGCGCCGTCTGGTGCACGGAGCTGCCGGGTGGAGATTCGATTGCGCGGGCGCCCGAGGCGATTCCCGCGATGCAAACGAGCAGAACCGCGCCTCGCAAACGCGATCGCTCGTGCGCGCCGGATTGGCGCCTCCATCGTCGTTTCATTCCCGAGGCCTCACCGATAGACCGTCCGAAGCGTCCACAAAGCCCACCGCCTCAGGCTTTAACCGTGCTGGCGTGCAGGTGCGACATGCCGCCATGACAGGGTGGCAATGTCGCACGCCGGACGTCCATGGCATACGACCGGCGACCGACTCGGTAGCGGAGAAGAAACCCCATGCATTTCGGCATCGCCTTCCCATCCTGGATCGAGGCCTGGCGCGACTGCGAGGTCGCCGAGGCCGAAGGATTCACCCATGCGTGGTTCTACGACACGCAGCTCCTGTGCTCGGACGTCTATGCGACGATGGCGCTCGCCGCGGAGCACACGCGCACGATGAAGCTCGGCACGCTGGTCGCGATCCCGAGCAATCGCATCGCGCCGGTGACCGCCAGCGCGATCGCGACCATCAACGCGATCGCGCCCGGGCGCGTCATCCTCGGCGTCGGCACCGGCTTCACCGGACGCAATACGATGGGGCTTCCTCCCCTGCCCGTCGCGCGCATGGTCGAGTACGTCGGGCAGGTTCGCGGGCTGCTCGCCGGCGAGGACGTGCTGATCCGCGACGGCCAGTACGAACGATGGATCCGCCTGCTTTCGAAAGACCGGCGGATCGGCTGCATCAATCTCGACGATCCGATTCCGATCCACATCGCGGCCAACGCGCCGAAGGCGCTCGCGGCCGCCGGCGAAGCGGGTGACGGATGGATCACCGTGGCGCAGGATCTCGCGGGCCTCCAAAGCGGCAGCAAGGCCGTCATGGACTCGGCCGCAGCGCATGGCCGCTCCTTCGCGAGCGGCGCCGGCGGCAAGCCGTACACGACGATGCTGACGACCGGCTGCATTCTCGCGCCCGGAGAGCCGGCGGCAAGCGAGCGCGTCGTGCGTCGCGTCGGCCCGGTGACGGTCGTCGGGGTGCACGCGATCTGGGAGAGCTCGCGCGGCGGTCACGGCTTCGGTCTCGTCAACGACGATCTCGCCCATGCGTTCGACGACTACATCGAAGGATACGCCGCCGGCCACGCCTCGCCGCCCGACCGCCGCTACCTCGACGTGCACGAGGGCCACATGATGTACCTGAAGCCGGGCGAGGAGGCGTTCGTGATCCCCGAAATGATTCCCGTGCTGTCACTGACCGGAAATCCCGACGAAGTTCTCGAACGCTGCCGGACACTCGCCGGCGCCGGCGTCGACAACCTCGCGCTGCAAGCCGTCCCCGGCATGGCCCGCGACCTGATCGAAGAGTTCAGCCGCCACGTCATCCGCCGAATGTAAAAACTCTCACCAGCGGATCTGCGGCGTGAAGCGGGGCACGCGGTGAAACGACAACATCGCGAGGGCGGGCGGCGTGGGCGTGCCCGCGTGCGAGTCGTTCCGCAGCGAAGCGAGGACTAAAGCGAGCGCGCGGGCATGCCCACGTCGACAGCCCTTACGCGCCGAGGCCCGTCGCGAGCAGCGGCGACGCGCGCCGCGACCACCGGCGACGCGCACAAAAAAAGGCCGCGCTCTTTCGAGCGCGGCCTCTGATTCGCCTGCCGGATGCGGCAGTCGCGAAACTACTAGTAGCGACGGCCTCCGCCGCCACCGCCGCCGCCGTAACCACCGCCGCCGCCGCCGCCGCCGCGGCCACCGTAACCACCACCACCGCCGCCGCCGCCGCCGCCACGAGGACGATCCTCGCGAGGCTTGGCTTCGTTCACGGTGAGGGCACGGCCCTCATGCTCGCGACCGTTCAGTCCCTCGATGGCCGCAGCCGCTTCCGACTCACTTCCCATCTCGACGAAACCGAAGCCCTTGCTCCTGCCCGTGTCGCGATCGGAGATGACCTGCGCGCTCTGCACATTGCCGTATGCTCCAAACAATTCCTCGAGGCCCGAACTATCGACACCGAAGCTCAGGTTACCGACGTACAACTTCTTACCCATTGTGATGAACTCTCCTTAACTAGAACTGGGTATCCACCCGCATTCTACTTTCTTGCGTGTTCTGCCGGGCCGATCGATTCGGCCCGTGAAGGTAGGTGTGGACGACTGAGGGGAAGGATGCGGGACTGCAAAGGTCGCGTACCTGATCTCGTTCGACTAACCGACCGGGCGCTATCCTACTCAACTACAAAGATAGGTACAGGGGTCCGGGCACGTTTTCCCAAACGCTGTCCTCGCGACGGAGGGGTCAGCTGATTTCCAATCGTCCGGCCCCAGTCTGCCCCCGGATCGAGACGGTTGCTCCAGCGGAGCACGTAACCCGTGAAATCACAGGAGTTTTTCGGGATTTGGCCAGCATCACGCACGGCCTGACGCGTCCTGGGGCGGCTTCCCGGCATAAGACATCACAAGTTCGTCGCGGAACAGGTCCTGCGGGCCAGAAAAAATTTGTTGCTGCGGCATGCCCTGGTGTCAGGAGGCGACCACTTCCAGCGCGGGCATGGCAGGGCGACAGGCAAGATGTCACCGCGTCGGGCCGTAGCAACGTTGAACGCGGACGCGCGGCGAGTCACCACTTCAAGTCGGGCAACTCGCGGAACACTCTGCGCACGCCCTCGCGCCAGTCGGAGCTCAGCGCGACGTAGTACGGATCGCCCTGCTCGAAGCGGTGTCGAAGCCGAATGGCGAGGCTGTCGCGTTCGTAGCACACCAGATCGATGGGCATGCCCACCGAAAGATTGCTGCGCATCGTCGAATCGAAAGATACCAGCACGCACTTGGTCGCGTCGGCCAGCGATGTGGCGGGCACGATGACCCGGTCGATGATCGGCTTGCCGTACTTGGCTTCGCCCGTCTGCAGGAACGGCGTGTCGTCGCCGGCCTCGATGAAATTGCCCTCCGCATAGATGCGGAACAGCCGCGGCGGTTCGCCCCGCAGCTGCCCGCCGACGATGAACGACGCGTTGAACGCGATCGGTCCGGTGCCGAGGTGAGGTGCGTCGCGGCGCTCGACGTCCCGCATCGCGTCCGAGACACGCAGCACGACGTCGAACATGGTTCGTGCGGTCCACAGGTTGGGAGAATCCGCTTCGACGTCGCAGCGCTGCTTCAGCAGGCTGACGACCGCCTGCGTCCCGGCGAGGCTGCCGGAGCTCAGCAGGACGATCGCCCGGTCGCCGGCCTTCTCGAACACGGTCATCTTGCAGAACGTTGCAAAGTTGTCG contains these protein-coding regions:
- a CDS encoding LLM class flavin-dependent oxidoreductase, encoding MHFGIAFPSWIEAWRDCEVAEAEGFTHAWFYDTQLLCSDVYATMALAAEHTRTMKLGTLVAIPSNRIAPVTASAIATINAIAPGRVILGVGTGFTGRNTMGLPPLPVARMVEYVGQVRGLLAGEDVLIRDGQYERWIRLLSKDRRIGCINLDDPIPIHIAANAPKALAAAGEAGDGWITVAQDLAGLQSGSKAVMDSAAAHGRSFASGAGGKPYTTMLTTGCILAPGEPAASERVVRRVGPVTVVGVHAIWESSRGGHGFGLVNDDLAHAFDDYIEGYAAGHASPPDRRYLDVHEGHMMYLKPGEEAFVIPEMIPVLSLTGNPDEVLERCRTLAGAGVDNLALQAVPGMARDLIEEFSRHVIRRM
- a CDS encoding RNA-binding protein; translation: MGKKLYVGNLSFGVDSSGLEELFGAYGNVQSAQVISDRDTGRSKGFGFVEMGSESEAAAAIEGLNGREHEGRALTVNEAKPREDRPRGGGGGGGGGGYGGRGGGGGGGGYGGGGGGGGRRY
- a CDS encoding DoxX family protein, whose amino-acid sequence is MEILRTVFFVLPSRVGSYLAWLPPLAARVAVGWTFMLTGWGKLHDLDSVIGFFRELGIPYPELQAPFVASVELVCGTLLLIGLFTRIAALPLIGTMVVAIATAQWKDVSSFGDLYGLVEFLYIILFAWIATAGPGPVAVDTLVERALAGESSSSPAVSSARSFA
- a CDS encoding trypsin-like peptidase domain-containing protein — translated: MRVLVYSNPPDFFSPWQKTGTQASSGSGVIIDGHRVLTNAHVVSDAVGIEVKRAGSGEQFEAEASYIGHDCDLALLTVADEHFFEGAKPLALGDLPGVNEDVQTYGFPVGGETLSVTSGVISRIEVGTYTHSKEHLLIAQIDAPINPGNSGGPVVRDGAVVGISMQMLEAAESVGYMVPAPVVRHFLDDVADAKYDGFPHLGARLQPVESPALRESIGLNPRQSGGLVTRVDFGSPAFGQLARGDVIVSIGGYPVAGDLTVAMPGNGRVSLDAVISAQQVGAKLEMSVLRGGNLRDVEVQLADTAPLVPGRRLGEEPEYLVFGGAVFQPLTGEYFDLYDQVPPKLAAYSESGGVVTAERRQVVILSTVLPSPVGRGYLDWESVVVRNVNGVALRDLAHLADLVDNTTDKYLRLETEDGFVMILSVEAARQAGPRILEKYGIAFDRSENLRKPPH